Genomic window (Pseudovibrio brasiliensis):
TCTGCCCAAACGGATTTTTCCCATTTATTAGGATTTGGTTAGCCATAATACCCCAAATTAATACTAGTTAAATTGCCTCATCAAAGGCGTGCATTCGGGTAAGCTAAATGGATCTAGCCACGATCATCGGCGTTATTGCTGCTTGCGTAACCGTGCTGATAGCTATTTTTCTGGGCGGAAGCTTCAGCCAGTTCGTTGACCTTCCTTCCATTCTGATTGTTGTCGGCGGTGGACTTGCAGCCACGCTTGTCAGGTTTCCCTTAAATGGATTGCTGAGTGCCTTTGGTATGGGCGCAAAACTCGCCTTCACCCATAAGAAGATCGAGCCACGTGAGCTGGTTGAAAACATCGCTCATCTCGCAGAAACCGCTCGTAAAGAAGGCCCGCTCGGTCTCGAAAACGTTGAGATCGAAGAGCCAACCCTCGCAAAAGGCATGCAGTATGTAGCGGACGGTTACGACTACAACCTCATTCGCGATTCCATGGAAAAAGAACGCGACCTCTACCTGACCCGCCTGAACGAAGGCGCGCGCGTATATCGCGCACTCGGTGATTCAGCCCCAGCCTTCGGCATGATCGGAACACTCGTTGGTCTGGTGCAGATGCTTGCGACCATGGATGATCCATCGACCATCGGCCCGTCCATGGCGATCGCGCTTCTGACGACACTCTACGGCTCTCTCATCGCAAACGTGGTGTGTATTCCGGTTGCTGATAAACTTGATTCCAAGTTTGAGCAGGAAGAACTCAACCAGACACTCGTGATCGATGGCGTACTACAGATCCGTGAGAGCAAGAGCCCGTCCCTCATCCGCGAAATGCTGCTGGCTTACATACCTGAAAAGGGTCGCAGCGACATGATCGAAGCAGCGGCATAAGCACTCCGGCAAGGGGGAAACACCATGGCAGGCAGAAAAAAACAAGCACCCGCAGGCGCTCCAGGATGGATGGTGACCTTTGCGGACTTGATGTCCCTGCTCGTGTGTTTCTTCGTCCTGATCATCTCATTCTCGGTACAGGATAAACAGAAGCTTCAGGTTGTAGCCGGTTCCATCAAAGACGCATTCGGCATCAAACAGGTGACAAAACGCGCTGGTGTTCTGGAAATTGAAGGTGTGCCACTACGCGACTTCATGAAAGACATCACCTACGAAAAGCAGATCACCGACGCCGACTTTGCAACAGAAAGCCACCCTGAAAAACGCAAGCAAGGCCCGGAAGCAAACACCCACACCACCAAGAAAGCCGATATCGAAAAGCCACGCCAGTTTGCAACGGCTGCGGTTTCCCTGCGCCAGGCGTTTCAGGAAATGCCAGAGATCACCGAGATCTCAAACAACATCATTCTTGAAGAAACTGACGAAGGCCTCAACATCTTGATCGTCGATCAGGAAGGCCGCTCCATGTATCCGGAGGGGTCAAAGTATCCCTACGAGATCACCCGCCGCTTGCTGGCTAAGATGGCCCCTGTTCTGGCCAAACTGCCAAACCGCGTCCGCATCACCGGTCACACCACCACAGGTCAGCTGATCACCTCGCCGAGTGAAACCGGTTGGGAGCTTTCTGCGGATCGCGCCAACACTGCACGCCAAATTCTTTCCGAGTACGGCCTGCCATCCAACAATATTCATTCTGTGGTGGGAAAAGCTGATACGGAGCCTCTCTTCCCGAATGACCCGTATCTTGCAG
Coding sequences:
- a CDS encoding motility protein A; translation: MDLATIIGVIAACVTVLIAIFLGGSFSQFVDLPSILIVVGGGLAATLVRFPLNGLLSAFGMGAKLAFTHKKIEPRELVENIAHLAETARKEGPLGLENVEIEEPTLAKGMQYVADGYDYNLIRDSMEKERDLYLTRLNEGARVYRALGDSAPAFGMIGTLVGLVQMLATMDDPSTIGPSMAIALLTTLYGSLIANVVCIPVADKLDSKFEQEELNQTLVIDGVLQIRESKSPSLIREMLLAYIPEKGRSDMIEAAA
- a CDS encoding OmpA/MotB family protein, yielding MAGRKKQAPAGAPGWMVTFADLMSLLVCFFVLIISFSVQDKQKLQVVAGSIKDAFGIKQVTKRAGVLEIEGVPLRDFMKDITYEKQITDADFATESHPEKRKQGPEANTHTTKKADIEKPRQFATAAVSLRQAFQEMPEITEISNNIILEETDEGLNILIVDQEGRSMYPEGSKYPYEITRRLLAKMAPVLAKLPNRVRITGHTTTGQLITSPSETGWELSADRANTARQILSEYGLPSNNIHSVVGKADTEPLFPNDPYLAANRRISILLMAEEPPLPPDFNPYQ